A portion of the Magnolia sinica isolate HGM2019 chromosome 17, MsV1, whole genome shotgun sequence genome contains these proteins:
- the LOC131230752 gene encoding small ribosomal subunit protein eS4z, producing the protein MARGLKKHLKRLNAPKHWMLDKLGGAFAPKPSSGPHKARECLPLILILRNKLKYALTYREVISILMQRHILVDGKVRTDKTYPAGFMDVVSIPKTNENFRLLYDTKGRFRLHTIKDEEAKFKLCKVRSVQFGQKGIPYLNTYDGRTIRYPDPLIRANDTIKLDLETYKIVDFIKFDVGNVVMVTGGRNRGRVGVIKNREKHKGTFETIHVQDATGHEFATRLGNVFTIGKGTKPWVSLPKGKGIKLSIIEEARKRLAAASATTA; encoded by the exons ATG GCTAGAGGACTGAAGAAACACTTGAAGAGGCTCAATGCCCCAAAGCATTGGATGCTTGACAAACTTGGTGGTGCATTT GCCCCCAAGCCATCATCTGGCCCTCACAAAGCTAGGGAATGCTTGCCTCTAATTCTCATCCTACGAAACAAACTGAAATACGCACTTACGTACCGTGAGGTCATATCAATTTTGATGCAAAGGCATATTTTGGTTGATGGAAAGGTTAGAACTGACAAGACGTATCCAGCTGGTTTCATGG ATGTTGTCTCTATTCCCAAAACAAATGAGAACTTCCGACTGCTCTATGACACCAAGGGCCGCTTTCGTCTGCACACAATCAAGGATGAAGAGGCAAAG TTCAAGCTTTGCAAGGTCCGGTCTGTGCAATTTGGACAGAAGGGCATTCCCTACCTCAACACCTACGATGGGCGGACCATCCGCTACCCAGACCCACTCATTAGGGCCAACGACACCATCAAGCTTGACCTTGAGACGTACAAGATTGTTGACTTTATCAAGTTTGATGTAGGGAACGTTGTCATGGTGACGGGTGGTAGGAACAGGGGACGTGTTGGCGTGATCAAGAACAGGGAGAAGCATAAGGGCACCTTTGAGACCATCCACGTTCAGGATGCCACCGGCCATGAGTTTGCTACCCGTCTGGGTAATGTGTTCACCATTGGCAAGGGGACGAAGCCATGGGTCTCTCTGCCCAAGGGCAAGGGTATCAAGCTCTCCATCATTGAAGAGGCTAGGAAACGCCTTGCAGCCGCATCAGCCACCACCGCATAG